The proteins below are encoded in one region of Candidatus Saccharimonadia bacterium:
- a CDS encoding IS110 family transposase has product MGEVSTIGLDIAKSVFQVHGVDADGAVVIRKRVGRVKVLEFFSGLPPCLVGIEACPTAHHWSRELQALGHTVRLMPPSYVKAYVKRSKNDANDAAAICEAVTRPSMRFVPTKSEQQQSALMLHRSRQLLVRQRTMLSNAIRGHLAELGIISAKGRNGTAELLEIIANEKDDRIPALARLSLAILSRQYAAITAEIGILEKHIHAWHRSCEESRRLEEIPGVGPIVATALIAEVGDWTAFSSGRSLAAWIGLVPRQHSTGGKERLGRISKQGNRHLRWLLVAGAMAVIRYARQHGTKRLWLARLMGRRPTKVAAVALANKIARMAWAMMVRGERFKESRLLPASA; this is encoded by the coding sequence ATGGGCGAGGTTAGCACGATCGGTCTCGATATAGCGAAGTCGGTGTTTCAGGTTCACGGCGTAGACGCTGATGGCGCGGTGGTGATCCGCAAGCGCGTCGGTCGAGTGAAGGTGTTGGAGTTCTTCTCAGGGCTACCGCCTTGCCTGGTTGGCATCGAGGCATGTCCGACCGCACATCATTGGAGCCGTGAGCTTCAAGCGCTTGGCCACACGGTGAGGCTAATGCCGCCGAGCTATGTGAAGGCCTATGTCAAGCGCAGCAAGAACGACGCCAATGACGCTGCCGCCATCTGCGAGGCGGTTACCCGACCGTCGATGCGATTTGTACCGACAAAATCGGAGCAGCAGCAGTCTGCATTGATGCTACATCGCAGCCGACAGCTTCTCGTCCGCCAGCGCACGATGCTGTCGAATGCGATCCGCGGGCATTTGGCTGAGCTCGGCATTATCTCGGCGAAAGGCCGCAATGGCACGGCCGAACTGCTTGAGATCATCGCAAATGAGAAGGATGATCGCATCCCAGCACTGGCACGTTTGAGCCTTGCCATTCTTTCTCGCCAATATGCAGCCATCACGGCCGAGATTGGAATCCTCGAGAAGCACATCCATGCCTGGCACCGGTCGTGTGAAGAAAGCCGGCGGCTGGAAGAGATCCCCGGTGTCGGCCCGATCGTCGCCACCGCCCTGATCGCCGAGGTTGGTGATTGGACGGCATTCTCGTCGGGCCGCAGTCTCGCCGCCTGGATCGGGTTGGTGCCCAGACAGCATTCGACCGGCGGCAAGGAGCGGCTCGGCAGGATTTCAAAGCAGGGGAATCGACATTTGCGATGGCTGCTAGTCGCCGGCGCAATGGCTGTCATCCGATATGCACGTCAGCACGGCACGAAGCGGCTTTGGCTGGCTCGCCTAATGGGTCGCCGGCCGACCAAGGTGGCGGCTGTTGCGCTCGCCA